In a genomic window of Microterricola viridarii:
- a CDS encoding protein kinase family protein, whose amino-acid sequence MRWTRRSDGRRADADAPAAFGGGGGADAAAPAHLAGYRVIRRLAVGRSAAVYLAHADAGPLALRVFHAGADAERVDREIAVLCGLPPGIAATLHDVLTLPDGRICLVLERDDGPSLAEFLADRGQIRAGEAVTILAPLAVALDRLHRHGWSHGAVDAGAVRLDAAGWAHLAGWAEARPLAAGAERTRVLRAEYAGLAAVARLVCGAVDAGSAAPHEVQELLDWLDERVAAHPFLPCAAELERRLFGLARPLSVRLGRSAADPRDPAGMPLRLAGQPLEPAAEGADEPNRPPPARWRGWALPDGLAWLGGQDRLAGALRDRLHAHRRPVVVAAALAGALFVLAITLLPPGGDGSAAVAPAPAAPATDPPPPGAAAQVEVEAGVEVEPVAAAARLLARREGCFRESSLLCLDGVLDPGGPLAGADAALIRRAQLDGAVLLPDAVDPASLSLVEQNGGAALLALTTRSRGESGDNAKPASLLMIRGEAGWLLRELFDY is encoded by the coding sequence GTGAGATGGACGCGGCGAAGCGACGGACGACGGGCGGACGCGGACGCCCCCGCCGCATTCGGCGGGGGCGGGGGCGCGGACGCCGCGGCGCCAGCGCACCTCGCCGGCTACCGGGTGATCCGGCGGCTGGCGGTCGGGCGGAGCGCCGCCGTCTACCTCGCCCATGCCGACGCCGGCCCCCTCGCCCTGCGCGTCTTCCACGCGGGCGCGGACGCCGAGCGGGTGGACCGGGAGATCGCGGTGCTCTGCGGGCTGCCGCCGGGCATAGCGGCCACCCTGCACGATGTGCTCACGCTGCCGGACGGGCGGATCTGCCTCGTGCTGGAGCGCGATGACGGCCCCAGCCTGGCCGAGTTCCTCGCCGACCGGGGGCAGATCCGCGCGGGGGAGGCGGTCACCATCCTGGCGCCGCTGGCCGTCGCCCTGGACCGTTTGCACCGGCACGGCTGGAGCCACGGGGCGGTGGATGCCGGGGCCGTCCGTCTCGACGCGGCGGGGTGGGCGCACCTGGCCGGCTGGGCGGAAGCCCGCCCACTGGCGGCGGGCGCCGAGCGCACCCGGGTGCTGCGCGCCGAGTATGCGGGTCTGGCGGCCGTCGCCCGACTGGTCTGCGGGGCCGTCGATGCGGGCAGCGCCGCCCCGCACGAGGTGCAGGAACTGCTGGACTGGCTGGACGAGCGCGTCGCCGCCCACCCGTTCCTGCCGTGCGCGGCCGAGCTCGAGCGCCGGCTGTTCGGCCTCGCCAGGCCCCTCTCCGTGCGTCTCGGTCGCTCGGCCGCCGATCCGCGCGACCCCGCGGGCATGCCGCTGCGCCTGGCCGGGCAGCCCCTGGAGCCGGCCGCGGAGGGTGCTGACGAGCCGAACCGGCCGCCGCCCGCGCGCTGGCGGGGCTGGGCGCTGCCGGACGGTCTGGCGTGGTTGGGCGGGCAGGACAGGCTGGCCGGTGCCCTGCGGGACCGCCTGCACGCCCACCGGCGGCCCGTCGTCGTCGCGGCGGCCCTGGCCGGCGCGCTGTTCGTGCTGGCCATCACGCTGCTGCCACCCGGGGGAGACGGGAGCGCGGCGGTCGCACCCGCGCCTGCCGCGCCGGCCACGGATCCTCCTCCGCCCGGCGCGGCGGCACAGGTCGAGGTGGAGGCAGGGGTCGAGGTCGAGCCGGTGGCGGCCGCCGCCCGGCTGCTCGCCCGACGGGAGGGCTGCTTCCGGGAGTCGTCGCTGCTCTGCCTGGACGGGGTGCTGGATCCCGGCGGGCCGCTGGCCGGGGCGGATGCCGCGCTCATCCGCCGCGCACAGCTCGACGGGGCCGTGCTGCTGCCCGACGCCGTGGACCCCGCCTCGCTCAGCCTGGTCGAGCAGAACGGCGGCGCGGCCCTGCTCGCACTGACGACACGCAGCCGGGGAGAGTCGGGGGACAACGCGAAACCGGCCTCGCTCCTGATGATCAGGGGCGAGGCCGGTTGGCTGCTACGAGAGCTGTTCGACTACTAG
- the sucB gene encoding 2-oxoglutarate dehydrogenase, E2 component, dihydrolipoamide succinyltransferase, with protein sequence MSESVSLPALGESVTEGTVTRWLKNVGDRVEVDEPLLEVSTDKVDTEIPSPIAGVIEAILVQEDETVEVGTALVTIGDGSGADAAPAEAPAPAAAPEPVAAPAEAPAPVAAPAPAAAPAPAAPAAPAAPAAPAYAPAPPAAPVYAPAPPAAAPAPAAAPAAAPAAAAPAAPSGSHASTSGYVTPIVRKLANEQGVDLNTLTGTGVGGRIRKQDVLSAQAPAAGAVAAAPVVEVSPLRGTVQPMSRLRKVVAERAVISMNSTAQLTTLVEVDVTRVAMLRDKVKAEFLAKTGNKLSFMPFFALAAAEALKAYPVINATVDGDSIVYPDHENLSIAVDTERGLLTPVVRDASSLNIAELAAQIADLAGRTRENKLKPDELAGGTFTLTNTGSRGALFDTPLVFLPQVAILGTGVVVKKPVVVSDNGIDSISIRSMVYLALSYDHRIVDGADAARFLTTVKARLEGAAFESQLGY encoded by the coding sequence ATGAGCGAATCCGTCAGCCTCCCGGCACTCGGTGAGAGTGTCACAGAGGGTACGGTCACCCGTTGGTTGAAGAACGTGGGCGACCGCGTCGAGGTCGACGAGCCGCTGCTCGAAGTCTCGACCGACAAGGTCGACACTGAGATCCCGTCGCCGATCGCCGGCGTGATCGAGGCAATCCTGGTGCAGGAAGACGAGACCGTCGAGGTCGGCACCGCGCTGGTCACCATCGGTGACGGCTCCGGCGCCGATGCGGCCCCCGCCGAGGCCCCCGCCCCGGCCGCCGCACCCGAGCCCGTCGCTGCTCCGGCCGAGGCCCCGGCCCCGGTTGCCGCCCCGGCCCCCGCTGCCGCTCCGGCCCCCGCGGCCCCTGCTGCTCCGGCAGCTCCCGCCGCACCGGCCTACGCTCCGGCCCCGCCCGCAGCACCGGTCTACGCCCCGGCCCCGCCGGCTGCCGCCCCGGCACCCGCTGCCGCCCCCGCGGCAGCACCCGCCGCCGCCGCCCCGGCAGCGCCGAGCGGATCGCACGCCTCCACCAGCGGCTACGTCACCCCGATCGTGCGCAAGCTCGCCAACGAGCAGGGCGTCGACCTCAACACCCTCACCGGAACCGGTGTCGGCGGTCGCATCCGCAAGCAGGACGTGCTCTCCGCACAGGCTCCCGCTGCCGGCGCCGTCGCCGCGGCCCCCGTCGTCGAGGTCTCGCCGCTGCGCGGCACCGTTCAGCCGATGTCGCGCCTGCGCAAGGTCGTCGCCGAGCGCGCCGTCATCTCGATGAACTCCACCGCACAGCTGACCACGCTGGTCGAGGTCGACGTCACCCGCGTCGCCATGCTGCGCGACAAGGTCAAGGCCGAGTTCCTCGCCAAGACCGGCAACAAGCTCTCCTTCATGCCGTTCTTCGCACTGGCCGCCGCCGAGGCGCTCAAGGCGTACCCGGTGATCAACGCCACCGTCGACGGCGACTCGATCGTCTACCCGGACCACGAGAACCTGAGCATCGCCGTGGACACCGAGCGCGGTCTGCTCACCCCCGTGGTGCGCGACGCGAGCTCGCTGAACATTGCAGAGCTGGCAGCCCAGATCGCCGATCTGGCCGGCCGCACCCGCGAGAACAAGCTCAAGCCCGACGAGCTCGCCGGCGGCACCTTCACGCTGACCAACACCGGTTCGCGTGGCGCGCTGTTCGACACCCCGCTGGTGTTCCTGCCCCAGGTCGCCATCCTCGGCACCGGTGTCGTCGTCAAGAAGCCCGTCGTCGTCAGCGACAACGGCATTGACTCGATCTCGATCCGCTCGATGGTCTACCTCGCCCTCTCCTACGACCACCGCATCGTCGATGGCGCAGACGCGGCCCGCTTCCTCACCACGGTGAAGGCGCGCCTCGAGGGTGCGGCGTTCGAATCGCAGCTCGGCTACTAG
- a CDS encoding leucyl aminopeptidase, with protein sequence MTFSPALVSTESALSSDADVLLLAAVSVDGAPVLRASDEFAELGGALAALGFTGAAEQLVRIPATVGAAGSIAVVGLGKTVSADSLRGATAAAVRTLTGVDTVAIAIPTADAAQAAAVLEGAGIGSYSFTEFRSSTLERTKTPAAQITVHLDAEAAELDVESLLGRADVLSEAFALVKDLVNTPPSELFPASFAERAEAAAEGLPVELEIWDEAELAADGFGGILGVGQGSSRPPRLVKVSYSPEPADGGSFKHLALVGKGITFDTGGISLKPGASMVGMKYDMTGAATVLAIALAAAKLALPVRVTAWLCLAENMPSGTATRPNDVLRIRGGQTVEVLNTDAEGRLVMADGLAAASEEQPDAIVDVATLTGAQIVALGSRYSAVMGDDALLARVLQAASAADEKIWPMPLPEELRATIDSDVADIANAKIGNPAGGMLLAGVFLQEFVGMQADGETRIPWAHLDIAGSSHNEGAAYGATGAGPTGVTLRTLLNLAEDYARP encoded by the coding sequence ATGACTTTCTCCCCTGCCCTCGTCAGCACCGAATCAGCCCTCAGCTCCGACGCGGACGTGCTCCTGCTCGCGGCCGTCTCCGTCGACGGCGCCCCGGTGCTGCGCGCGTCGGACGAGTTCGCCGAGCTCGGCGGAGCGCTCGCCGCCCTCGGCTTCACCGGCGCTGCCGAGCAGCTGGTGCGCATCCCCGCCACCGTCGGCGCGGCCGGCAGCATCGCCGTCGTCGGCCTCGGCAAGACCGTCTCCGCCGACAGCCTCCGCGGCGCGACCGCTGCGGCCGTGCGCACGCTGACCGGCGTCGACACCGTCGCCATCGCCATCCCCACCGCGGATGCCGCACAGGCCGCGGCCGTGCTGGAGGGCGCCGGCATCGGCAGCTACTCCTTCACCGAGTTCCGCAGCAGCACGCTGGAGCGCACCAAGACCCCGGCCGCCCAGATCACCGTGCACCTGGACGCGGAGGCAGCCGAGCTCGACGTCGAGTCCCTGCTCGGCCGCGCCGACGTGCTCAGCGAGGCGTTCGCCCTGGTCAAGGACCTCGTCAACACTCCCCCGTCCGAGCTGTTCCCGGCCAGCTTCGCCGAGCGGGCAGAGGCCGCCGCAGAGGGCCTGCCGGTCGAGCTGGAGATCTGGGACGAGGCCGAACTGGCCGCCGACGGCTTCGGCGGCATCCTCGGCGTCGGCCAGGGCTCCTCCCGCCCGCCGCGCCTCGTCAAGGTCAGCTACTCCCCCGAGCCGGCCGACGGCGGCAGCTTCAAGCACCTGGCCCTGGTCGGCAAGGGCATCACCTTCGACACCGGCGGCATCTCGCTGAAGCCCGGCGCCTCCATGGTCGGCATGAAGTACGACATGACCGGCGCGGCCACCGTGCTCGCCATCGCGCTCGCCGCGGCCAAGCTGGCGCTGCCCGTGCGGGTGACGGCCTGGCTCTGCCTGGCCGAGAACATGCCGTCTGGCACGGCGACGCGCCCGAACGACGTGCTGCGCATCCGCGGCGGCCAGACCGTCGAGGTGCTGAACACGGATGCCGAGGGGCGCCTCGTCATGGCCGACGGCCTCGCCGCGGCATCCGAGGAACAGCCGGACGCCATCGTCGACGTCGCCACGTTGACCGGCGCGCAGATCGTGGCCCTCGGCAGCCGCTACTCGGCCGTGATGGGCGATGACGCCCTGCTGGCCCGGGTGCTCCAGGCCGCCAGCGCCGCCGACGAGAAGATCTGGCCGATGCCGCTGCCGGAGGAGCTCCGCGCCACCATCGACTCGGATGTCGCCGACATCGCCAACGCGAAGATCGGCAACCCGGCCGGCGGCATGCTGCTCGCCGGCGTGTTCCTGCAGGAGTTCGTCGGGATGCAGGCCGACGGGGAGACGAGGATCCCCTGGGCGCACCTGGACATCGCCGGCTCCTCGCACAATGAGGGTGCGGCGTACGGCGCGACCGGCGCGGGCCCGACCGGGGTGACCCTGCGCACTCTGCTCAATCTGGCCGAGGACTATGCCCGCCCGTAG
- a CDS encoding proteasome assembly chaperone family protein: MRDASELYRLTPDAASVPEGLHLVAGLTGFADAGGAVGQFTEYLLGTMNHVVVAEFDADLLLDYRSRRPIIYFDEDHLTDYQPPALRVHLARDELGQPFLMLAGFEPDFRWEQFSQALLDLVDRFGVASTTWVHSIPMPVPHTRPIGVTVSGNREELTSAMSVWRPHTQVPANALHLVEYRLAEQGRPTVGFILLIPHYLADTEYPAAAISALESVSAATGLIFPTDRLREANREFLGKIDAQVAENGELAKLVGALEERHDSYMAGTTLRSPLTDEDGELPSADEIAAELEKFLAFKRHNDGEPPLAP, translated from the coding sequence ATGCGCGACGCGAGTGAACTGTATCGATTGACCCCGGATGCCGCCAGTGTGCCAGAGGGCCTGCACCTCGTTGCGGGCCTGACCGGTTTCGCCGATGCCGGCGGCGCGGTCGGCCAGTTCACCGAGTACCTGCTCGGCACCATGAACCACGTGGTCGTCGCCGAGTTCGACGCCGACCTGTTGCTCGACTACCGCTCGCGGCGCCCCATCATCTACTTCGACGAGGACCACCTCACCGACTACCAGCCGCCGGCCCTCCGGGTGCACCTGGCCCGCGACGAGCTCGGGCAGCCCTTCCTCATGCTGGCCGGGTTCGAGCCCGACTTCCGCTGGGAGCAGTTCAGCCAGGCGCTGCTCGACCTGGTCGACCGTTTCGGGGTGGCCAGCACGACCTGGGTGCACTCCATCCCGATGCCCGTCCCGCACACGCGCCCGATCGGCGTCACCGTCAGCGGCAACCGCGAGGAGCTCACCTCGGCGATGTCCGTCTGGCGCCCGCACACGCAGGTGCCCGCCAACGCACTGCACCTGGTGGAGTACCGGCTCGCCGAGCAGGGCAGGCCAACGGTCGGCTTCATCCTGCTGATCCCGCACTACCTGGCCGACACCGAGTACCCGGCCGCCGCCATCTCGGCGCTGGAGAGCGTCAGCGCGGCCACCGGGCTGATCTTCCCGACCGACCGGCTCCGCGAGGCCAACCGGGAGTTCCTGGGCAAGATTGACGCGCAGGTGGCGGAGAACGGCGAGCTGGCGAAGCTGGTCGGCGCCCTCGAGGAGCGCCACGACAGCTACATGGCCGGAACCACCCTGCGGTCGCCGCTGACCGACGAGGACGGCGAGCTGCCGAGCGCCGACGAGATCGCGGCGGAGCTGGAGAAGTTCCTCGCCTTCAAGCGGCACAACGACGGCGAGCCGCCGCTCGCCCCGTAG
- the lpdA gene encoding dihydrolipoyl dehydrogenase — protein MSEQNFDIVVLGGGSGGYAAALRAVQLGFTVALIEKDKLGGTCLHRGCVPTKALLHTAEVADVARDAAKYGVNATLNSIDMTTVNAHRDGIVTSKWKGLQGLIKARGITVIEGEGRLVSPTSVQVGADTIVGKNVILATGSYSRSLPGLELGGRVITSEQALTLDYIPKKVAVLGGGVIGVEFASVWKSFGADVTIIEALPHLVPNEEESISKQLERAFRKRGIEYSLGVRFQSVSQNESGVVVTLEDGKTIEAELLLVAVGRGPATAGLGFEEVGITMDRGFVIANERLATNVPGVYAIGDIVPGLQLAHRSFQQGIFVAEEIAGLNPIIVEDINIPKITYCDPEVASVGYSEAKAAEKFGADQISSYDYNLGGNAKSSILGTAGSVKVVRVNDGPVVGVHMIGARVGELIGEAQLAVNWEAYPEDIAPLIHAHPTQNEAMGEAFLYLAGKPLHAL, from the coding sequence GTGTCCGAGCAGAATTTTGACATTGTCGTTCTCGGTGGAGGAAGCGGTGGCTATGCGGCCGCGCTCCGGGCTGTACAGCTCGGCTTCACCGTGGCCCTGATTGAGAAGGACAAGCTCGGCGGCACCTGCCTGCACCGCGGCTGCGTCCCGACCAAGGCCTTGCTGCACACCGCGGAGGTGGCCGACGTCGCCCGCGACGCAGCCAAGTACGGCGTCAACGCCACCCTCAACAGCATCGACATGACCACCGTCAACGCGCACCGCGACGGCATCGTGACGAGCAAGTGGAAGGGCCTGCAGGGTCTGATCAAGGCCCGCGGCATCACCGTCATCGAGGGCGAGGGACGTCTCGTCTCCCCCACCAGCGTGCAGGTCGGCGCCGACACCATCGTCGGCAAGAACGTCATCCTGGCGACCGGCTCGTACTCGCGCTCACTGCCGGGGCTCGAGCTCGGCGGCCGCGTCATCACGAGCGAGCAGGCCCTCACGCTCGACTACATCCCGAAGAAGGTCGCCGTGCTCGGCGGCGGCGTCATCGGCGTCGAGTTCGCCAGCGTCTGGAAGTCCTTCGGCGCCGACGTCACCATCATCGAGGCCCTCCCGCACCTGGTGCCCAACGAGGAAGAGTCGATCTCCAAGCAGCTCGAGCGCGCCTTCCGCAAGCGCGGCATCGAGTACTCGCTCGGCGTGCGCTTCCAGAGCGTCAGCCAGAACGAGTCGGGCGTCGTCGTCACCCTCGAGGACGGCAAGACCATCGAGGCCGAGCTGCTGCTCGTCGCCGTCGGCCGTGGCCCGGCAACCGCGGGCCTCGGCTTCGAAGAGGTCGGCATCACCATGGACCGCGGCTTCGTCATCGCCAACGAGCGCCTCGCCACGAACGTGCCCGGCGTCTACGCCATCGGCGACATCGTCCCCGGCCTGCAGCTCGCGCACCGCAGCTTCCAGCAGGGCATCTTCGTCGCCGAGGAGATCGCGGGCCTGAACCCGATCATCGTCGAGGACATCAACATCCCGAAAATCACCTACTGCGACCCCGAGGTCGCATCGGTGGGCTACAGCGAGGCCAAGGCCGCCGAGAAGTTCGGCGCCGACCAGATCTCCAGCTACGACTACAACCTGGGCGGCAACGCCAAGAGCTCGATCCTCGGCACCGCCGGCTCCGTCAAGGTCGTCCGGGTGAACGACGGCCCCGTCGTCGGTGTGCACATGATCGGTGCCCGCGTCGGCGAGCTCATCGGTGAGGCACAGCTCGCTGTCAACTGGGAGGCATACCCCGAGGACATCGCGCCGCTGATCCACGCGCACCCCACCCAGAACGAGGCCATGGGCGAGGCATTCCTCTACCTGGCCGGCAAGCCGCTGCACGCGCTGTAA